One window of Bacteroides sp. AN502(2024) genomic DNA carries:
- a CDS encoding SusC/RagA family TonB-linked outer membrane protein, translating into MNKINYILITLLLGGSVSLNAQTSKAASEMQLADTLSIGYQMNVSSQTSSYSINGVNASAFEKSPYIDISKALYGKVAGLNVYQGTGSSADNVSTLSIHGNAPLVLIDGFPRDISDITSMEIESCYVLKDAAAAALYGMRGANGVVLITTKRGTSNGLKVNVDYNFGVNTQFRSPDFADAYTYANALNTALSGDGLPARYNAQELDAFRTGIYPYDYPNVDWWNETLNNTGLTHNLKMSFSGGSDKFRFYTVVDYYRDRSMLKKNTEDTRFDTTPTDTRLTVRTNLDVKVTESTLLKAGIVGRLKEFRGTRYGRNTIFNKIYGIPSAAFPIRYENGIYGGSSVYGTGNPVALLKDYGHIRNVYGTLLADLSIRQDLSALTKGLAAEASVSFDNIGGMNETTNKEYRYMNSNASITSDGTLVTTPAIYGTDSEILGHTQPFERLMLRSDFQAKVDYNRTFGKHQVGGALIYDMQSVVKNGRNNSQKNQSVLVNATYTYDNRYSLNAVFNRSGSAYLPDGDKYSNYPAVSAAWIVSNEAFMEKVTPINLFKIRASYGLSGWDGNLSHELWRQSYGSSGAGYNFGVNAGGHSGGSEGDLPVIGLVAEKSQKATFGFDLAAFDNRLNATVEGFYEKRSDILVSGANSTSGIIGITVGQVNEGIYKYKGLDASLSWNDKIGDFHYGIGASMSYLNTEVVNVNQAYQEYDYLYTKGNRIGQMYGLEAIGFFNSQQEINNSPQQTFSDVAPGDVKYKDQNGDNRIDEKDVVKMFGSSVPRFYFGFNLNFSYKRLELSADFQGMTGVTVSLLNSPLYSPLVSNGNISNTFLNEEISWTPENKTNATMPRLTTQENLNNYRASSLWYRDGSFLKLRNLLVAYTFPKSQTRFADLKVFVQGTNLFSLDNIHFADPEQLGIAYPSTRSYWAGIKLNF; encoded by the coding sequence ATGAATAAAATAAATTATATATTAATCACTCTGCTCCTGGGAGGTTCGGTATCCCTGAATGCACAGACATCGAAAGCTGCTTCGGAAATGCAGCTGGCAGATACACTGAGCATCGGCTACCAGATGAACGTATCTTCCCAGACCAGCAGTTACTCTATCAACGGAGTCAATGCTTCCGCATTCGAAAAATCCCCGTACATAGATATCAGCAAAGCTTTGTATGGAAAAGTGGCAGGTCTGAATGTATATCAGGGTACAGGCTCGTCAGCCGATAACGTATCCACCCTTTCTATACACGGAAATGCCCCGCTAGTATTAATTGATGGTTTCCCACGTGATATCAGTGACATCACTTCGATGGAAATCGAATCATGCTACGTTCTGAAAGATGCGGCAGCCGCTGCTCTCTACGGTATGCGTGGTGCGAATGGAGTAGTACTGATTACGACTAAACGCGGAACAAGCAATGGTCTGAAGGTAAATGTGGACTATAATTTCGGTGTCAATACCCAATTCCGTTCTCCGGACTTCGCAGATGCCTATACGTATGCGAACGCTCTTAACACCGCATTAAGCGGAGACGGTCTGCCTGCACGCTACAATGCACAGGAACTGGATGCTTTCCGGACAGGAATCTATCCGTATGATTATCCGAATGTAGACTGGTGGAATGAAACGCTGAACAACACAGGATTGACCCACAACCTGAAAATGTCTTTCAGCGGAGGTAGTGACAAGTTCCGTTTTTACACGGTAGTTGACTATTACCGGGATCGCTCCATGTTGAAGAAAAACACGGAAGATACACGTTTCGACACTACACCTACAGACACACGTCTGACCGTACGTACCAATCTGGACGTAAAAGTGACGGAAAGCACATTGCTGAAAGCCGGTATTGTGGGCAGACTGAAAGAATTCAGAGGTACCCGCTATGGACGCAACACTATTTTCAATAAAATCTATGGCATTCCATCTGCTGCATTCCCCATTCGTTATGAGAATGGCATTTATGGAGGTAGCTCTGTGTACGGAACCGGTAATCCGGTAGCTCTGTTGAAAGACTACGGACACATCCGTAACGTATACGGAACACTACTCGCCGACCTGAGCATCCGTCAGGATTTAAGTGCGTTGACCAAAGGACTGGCAGCCGAAGCATCCGTCTCTTTCGATAATATCGGAGGAATGAATGAAACCACCAATAAAGAGTATCGTTACATGAACAGCAATGCAAGTATCACCAGCGATGGTACACTGGTGACAACTCCTGCTATTTATGGTACAGACTCCGAAATACTGGGACATACACAGCCTTTCGAAAGGCTGATGCTACGCAGCGATTTCCAGGCAAAGGTGGATTATAACCGCACTTTTGGCAAACATCAGGTGGGAGGAGCATTGATTTATGATATGCAGTCTGTTGTCAAAAACGGCAGAAACAACTCTCAGAAGAATCAGTCTGTGCTGGTGAACGCCACATATACTTACGACAACCGTTACAGCCTCAATGCCGTATTCAACCGTTCGGGATCAGCTTACCTGCCCGACGGAGACAAATACTCGAACTATCCTGCCGTTTCTGCTGCATGGATCGTCTCCAACGAAGCATTTATGGAAAAGGTGACACCGATCAATCTCTTTAAGATTCGCGCCTCTTACGGTCTGTCCGGATGGGACGGCAATCTGAGCCACGAACTATGGCGTCAGTCTTATGGCAGCAGCGGTGCCGGTTATAACTTCGGAGTGAATGCCGGAGGACACTCCGGTGGCAGTGAAGGCGATCTGCCGGTTATCGGCCTGGTAGCGGAAAAATCACAGAAAGCGACTTTCGGATTTGATCTCGCTGCTTTTGATAATCGTTTGAATGCAACAGTAGAAGGTTTCTACGAAAAACGTTCGGATATACTTGTGTCAGGTGCCAATTCTACTTCCGGTATTATCGGTATCACAGTAGGTCAGGTGAACGAAGGAATCTATAAATACAAAGGACTAGATGCTTCTTTGAGTTGGAATGATAAGATCGGTGATTTCCATTATGGTATTGGCGCTAGCATGTCATATCTGAATACAGAGGTAGTCAATGTAAATCAGGCATACCAGGAATATGACTACTTGTACACCAAGGGCAATCGTATCGGACAAATGTATGGCCTGGAAGCTATCGGCTTCTTCAACAGCCAGCAGGAAATCAACAACAGTCCGCAACAAACCTTCTCGGACGTAGCTCCCGGTGACGTGAAATACAAAGATCAGAACGGTGACAACCGCATTGACGAGAAAGACGTTGTGAAAATGTTCGGTTCATCTGTTCCACGCTTCTATTTCGGATTCAATCTGAACTTCTCATACAAGAGACTGGAGCTTTCCGCCGATTTCCAAGGAATGACCGGAGTCACTGTTTCATTGCTCAACAGTCCGCTTTATAGTCCACTTGTAAGCAATGGCAACATTTCAAATACATTCCTGAATGAAGAAATAAGCTGGACACCGGAGAATAAGACCAATGCAACCATGCCGAGACTGACTACTCAAGAAAACTTGAATAACTATCGCGCCAGCTCTCTGTGGTACCGTGACGGTTCATTCCTGAAACTGCGTAACCTATTGGTAGCTTACACTTTCCCGAAATCGCAGACTCGCTTTGCCGACCTGAAAGTATTCGTACAAGGCACCAATCTGTTCTCATTAGACAATATCCATTTTGCCGACCCGGAACAACTTGGCATCGCTTATCCGTCGACAAGAAGTTATTGGGCAGGTATCAAACTTAATTTTTAA
- a CDS encoding TonB-dependent receptor, with protein MKRSHYIIGGLALAISMPSSLQAQTTQPKDTTMTRTVVVEQEYNPDIMDASKINVLPKVEEPTVSKKEVEYATTFFPATSVPAGLMRPYTGKEVQPGTPPGYVRAGYGNYGNLDVLGNYLFRLSKKDKLNVRFQMDGMDGKLTLPFTDGEKWNAFYYRTRANVDYTHQFDQFDLNIAGNFGLSNFNFQPKSVNSKQKFTSGDFHAGIHHIDETAPLRFHAETNLLMYERQHNMFNESEANTGIRETIIRTKGDVTGAIGDQQSITIALEMNNLLYSGYTKDVATEDEYFKNYTTLLLNPYYELDNDDWKLHIGANVDLSFGFDKSFRISPDITAQYIFSDSYIVYAKATGGKQLNDFRRLESICPYGELPEANTTATLGYVQRPYDTYEQINGSIGFKASPYPGLWFNVFGGYQNLKNDLSYLGFDPGNISYLSFAQDNTNNLYLGGEISYDYKDILGISAKYTYRNWDSQTEKYLLAVKPVSEMSFNVRVHPISALNINLGYDYVGRKEVKEYAKMTAINDLHIRASCNIFKGVSVYAQAHNLLNKKYQYYWGYPTEGVNFLGGLSFRF; from the coding sequence ATGAAACGATCTCATTATATAATAGGAGGACTCGCATTGGCAATCTCAATGCCATCCTCCCTTCAAGCCCAAACCACCCAACCGAAAGATACCACAATGACCCGCACAGTCGTTGTGGAACAAGAATATAACCCGGACATTATGGACGCTTCGAAAATAAACGTCCTGCCTAAAGTAGAAGAACCGACAGTGAGCAAGAAAGAGGTAGAGTATGCTACCACATTCTTTCCGGCCACTTCCGTTCCGGCAGGCCTGATGCGCCCCTATACCGGCAAAGAAGTTCAACCCGGCACTCCCCCGGGATATGTACGTGCCGGATATGGTAATTATGGCAATTTAGATGTTCTGGGTAATTATCTATTCCGCCTGTCGAAGAAAGATAAGCTGAATGTTCGTTTCCAAATGGATGGAATGGATGGTAAGCTAACTCTTCCCTTCACAGATGGAGAGAAATGGAACGCTTTCTACTACCGCACACGTGCTAATGTGGATTATACGCATCAATTCGATCAATTCGATTTAAATATTGCCGGGAACTTCGGATTGAGCAACTTCAACTTCCAACCGAAAAGCGTAAACAGCAAGCAGAAATTCACATCCGGAGATTTCCATGCCGGAATTCACCACATTGACGAAACTGCTCCGTTGCGTTTCCATGCAGAAACCAATCTGTTGATGTATGAACGTCAGCATAACATGTTCAACGAATCTGAAGCCAATACAGGTATCAGGGAGACAATCATACGTACCAAAGGTGATGTCACGGGAGCTATCGGTGACCAACAATCGATAACTATCGCTTTGGAAATGAACAATCTTCTCTACAGCGGATATACAAAGGATGTTGCTACCGAAGATGAATATTTCAAGAACTACACCACACTTCTTTTAAATCCATATTATGAACTGGATAATGATGACTGGAAGTTACATATCGGAGCCAATGTAGATTTATCTTTCGGATTTGACAAGTCTTTCCGTATCTCACCCGATATTACTGCACAGTATATCTTTTCTGACAGCTACATTGTTTATGCCAAAGCAACTGGCGGTAAGCAACTGAATGATTTCCGCAGATTAGAAAGTATCTGTCCTTACGGTGAACTGCCGGAGGCAAATACCACTGCTACTTTGGGATACGTACAACGTCCTTATGATACTTACGAACAAATCAACGGTAGTATCGGATTCAAAGCAAGCCCTTATCCGGGACTCTGGTTCAACGTGTTCGGTGGTTATCAGAATCTAAAGAACGACTTATCCTATTTAGGTTTCGACCCAGGTAATATATCTTATCTTTCTTTTGCTCAAGATAATACAAATAATCTCTATCTTGGCGGTGAAATCAGTTACGATTACAAAGATATCCTCGGAATATCAGCTAAATATACTTACCGTAATTGGGACAGCCAAACAGAGAAATATCTGTTGGCTGTGAAACCGGTCAGTGAAATGTCTTTCAATGTACGCGTTCATCCGATCTCCGCTCTTAACATCAATCTGGGTTATGATTATGTCGGCCGCAAAGAAGTGAAAGAATATGCAAAAATGACCGCAATTAATGATTTGCATATCAGAGCCAGCTGTAATATATTCAAAGGAGTATCCGTTTATGCGCAAGCACATAACCTGCTGAATAAGAAATATCAATATTATTGGGGCTATCCTACAGAAGGAGTCAATTTCTTGGGAGGATTGAGTTTCCGGTTCTAA
- a CDS encoding SusC/RagA family TonB-linked outer membrane protein: MRNALNLRFCFFVTFLLFIPLMYALPPEGITIKGRVTDETLKEGIPGANVTVKGTSIGTITDFDGNFTIVVPSKKSVLNISFIGYATQEIVVGDRTIINVSLKEDAQNLGEVEVVAIAYGNQDKRMLTSAVSSIDNKELIKSPATSITNLLAGSLPGVSSVQTTGQPGKDAAAIYVRGVGSLNDSQSKPLVLVDGIEREFSQIDPNEIESISVLKDASSTAVFGVRGANGVVLITTRRGKAGKTQISASTKLGLQQPISLVEQTGSYEFARFWNMKQEMDHVTNPKLYFTPEQVEAYRTGSDPIMYPSMDWKKYIFNNIYLQSQNNLNVSGGSDNVRYFISVGYTYQNGLLKKLPGQMYDNNYRYNRYNYRANIDANLTKTTSMKLGVGGVLGKIQEPRSVVSGTGEDQNPWVIAQIWSHPFAGPGFINGVRTLIPKDMVPLGEVMRDGMFVFYGQGYNQTYDTTLNLDLDITQKLDFITPGLSVSVKGAYDNKFKLEKVRTGGAIEAQTVYYKSYFDTNGTMSQTDPDYDKSLIYVPSGSDTPLTYSESSGRGQNWYLEGRINYDRTFGDHRISGLFLYNQSRNYYPDSYTYLPRNYVGLVGRATYAYQSKYLLDVNVGYNGSENFAPGSTRFGVFPSFSAGWIATAEKFMENQKIVDYLKLRASWGRVGNDKGVDSRFMYMPAVWGSSGSYSFGVDNPISQSAAAISRMGNPAVTWETADKQNYGIDLKFFNSRLSATFDYFIEHRTGILISPESTPSIIATALPNLNIGKVDNHGYEVSLGWRDKIGKDFTYNVDANVSFARNKILYMDEVPKQFSYMNQTGGSTGRQTGVYNYIRLYQYSDFITGADGELTLKPELPQPYQKVYPGDAMYADLNGDHIVDGNDKSVAGYATRPEYVFGMNMGFDWKGFNFTMQWVGSKNVNRMYDIEYRIPYTNAGKRGLLTYFYDGCWTPENQLGAVYPRPSEESESWNSEPSTLWLVDASYLRLKSLSFGYTITGKKFLKKLGLNSLGLNFSGYNLLTFSPLKYLDPESDPNRFGDYPLIKVYSFGLNLNF, from the coding sequence ATGAGAAACGCGCTCAATTTAAGATTCTGCTTTTTTGTTACGTTTCTTTTATTCATACCGTTGATGTATGCCTTGCCCCCGGAAGGTATCACAATTAAGGGTAGAGTAACGGATGAAACACTCAAAGAAGGCATTCCCGGAGCTAATGTGACTGTGAAAGGCACGAGTATTGGGACAATCACAGACTTTGACGGTAACTTTACGATCGTCGTCCCAAGCAAAAAATCCGTATTGAACATTTCCTTTATCGGGTATGCAACCCAGGAAATCGTGGTCGGAGACAGAACAATCATCAATGTTTCCTTAAAAGAAGATGCACAGAACCTCGGTGAAGTGGAAGTTGTAGCTATCGCCTACGGTAATCAGGACAAGCGCATGCTTACCAGTGCCGTCTCCTCCATCGACAACAAAGAGCTGATCAAATCTCCGGCAACAAGTATCACGAACCTCCTCGCAGGATCATTGCCGGGTGTATCTTCCGTACAGACTACCGGACAACCAGGTAAAGATGCTGCTGCCATCTACGTACGTGGCGTCGGTTCATTAAATGATTCACAATCCAAGCCCCTGGTTTTAGTAGACGGAATAGAACGTGAGTTTTCACAAATCGACCCGAACGAAATCGAAAGTATTTCAGTATTGAAAGACGCCTCTTCCACCGCTGTATTCGGAGTAAGAGGTGCTAATGGCGTTGTATTGATCACCACCCGAAGAGGTAAAGCAGGCAAAACGCAGATTTCCGCCAGCACCAAACTGGGTCTGCAACAACCCATCTCACTGGTAGAGCAGACCGGAAGTTACGAGTTCGCACGCTTCTGGAATATGAAGCAGGAGATGGACCACGTTACGAATCCTAAGTTATACTTCACTCCGGAACAGGTAGAAGCCTATCGCACCGGCTCAGACCCCATCATGTATCCCAGTATGGACTGGAAGAAGTATATTTTTAATAATATCTATCTTCAAAGCCAGAACAACCTAAATGTCTCCGGCGGTAGTGATAATGTACGATACTTCATCTCAGTAGGTTATACTTATCAGAACGGACTTCTGAAAAAACTTCCCGGACAAATGTACGACAATAACTATCGTTACAACCGCTATAACTACCGCGCCAATATCGATGCCAATCTGACCAAGACCACTTCAATGAAACTCGGTGTCGGTGGTGTTTTAGGTAAGATACAGGAACCGCGCAGCGTCGTTTCGGGTACAGGAGAAGACCAGAATCCTTGGGTAATCGCACAGATCTGGTCACATCCGTTTGCCGGACCGGGATTTATCAACGGAGTACGTACACTAATTCCTAAAGATATGGTTCCGCTGGGAGAAGTGATGCGTGACGGTATGTTCGTATTCTACGGACAAGGTTACAATCAAACGTATGACACGACATTGAATCTGGATTTGGACATCACACAGAAACTGGACTTTATCACTCCGGGACTGAGCGTTTCCGTGAAAGGTGCTTACGACAATAAATTCAAACTGGAAAAAGTACGTACGGGAGGCGCCATCGAAGCGCAGACTGTGTACTACAAATCATACTTTGACACCAACGGTACGATGTCACAGACCGATCCCGACTACGATAAATCACTTATCTATGTACCCAGCGGCAGCGATACTCCGCTCACTTACTCGGAAAGCAGCGGACGCGGACAGAACTGGTATCTGGAAGGACGTATCAACTATGACCGTACATTCGGCGACCACAGAATATCCGGTCTGTTCCTTTACAATCAGTCGCGTAACTATTATCCGGACAGCTACACTTATCTGCCCCGTAACTACGTAGGATTGGTAGGACGTGCTACTTATGCCTATCAAAGTAAATATCTGCTCGACGTAAACGTCGGCTACAACGGCTCGGAGAACTTTGCTCCGGGCAGCACACGTTTCGGTGTATTCCCTTCCTTCTCTGCCGGATGGATCGCAACTGCCGAGAAGTTTATGGAAAACCAGAAAATCGTAGACTACCTGAAACTCAGAGCATCCTGGGGACGTGTAGGTAACGACAAGGGAGTAGACTCACGCTTTATGTACATGCCTGCCGTATGGGGATCATCGGGCAGTTACAGCTTCGGTGTGGACAATCCGATTTCCCAATCGGCAGCAGCCATCTCACGTATGGGTAACCCGGCAGTAACATGGGAAACAGCCGACAAGCAGAACTACGGTATTGATCTTAAGTTCTTCAACAGCCGCCTGTCCGCTACCTTTGACTACTTTATCGAACACCGCACAGGTATTCTGATCTCTCCGGAATCGACTCCAAGCATCATCGCAACTGCACTGCCTAACCTGAACATTGGTAAGGTAGACAACCACGGTTACGAAGTTTCTCTCGGCTGGCGCGATAAGATCGGAAAGGATTTCACCTATAATGTGGATGCCAACGTCTCTTTCGCACGCAACAAAATCCTCTATATGGACGAAGTGCCCAAGCAATTCTCTTATATGAACCAGACCGGTGGCTCTACCGGACGCCAGACCGGAGTATACAACTACATCCGTCTCTATCAGTACAGCGACTTCATCACCGGAGCCGACGGCGAACTGACCTTAAAGCCGGAACTGCCTCAGCCTTATCAGAAGGTATATCCGGGTGACGCCATGTACGCCGACCTCAATGGAGACCATATCGTGGACGGTAATGACAAGAGCGTAGCAGGTTATGCTACCCGTCCGGAATACGTTTTCGGTATGAACATGGGATTCGACTGGAAAGGATTCAACTTCACCATGCAATGGGTGGGTTCCAAGAACGTTAACAGAATGTATGACATCGAATACCGTATCCCCTATACGAATGCCGGAAAGCGTGGTTTGCTGACTTACTTCTACGATGGTTGCTGGACTCCGGAAAACCAACTGGGAGCTGTTTATCCACGTCCGTCGGAAGAATCGGAAAGCTGGAATTCCGAACCCTCTACCCTCTGGTTGGTGGATGCTTCCTATCTCCGCTTGAAGAGCCTGAGCTTCGGTTATACCATCACCGGAAAGAAATTCCTGAAGAAACTGGGGCTCAACTCACTCGGATTAAACTTCAGCGGCTACAACCTGCTGACCTTCTCACCGCTTAAATATCTTGATCCGGAAAGTGATCCTAACCGATTCGGAGATTATCCGCTGATCAAAGTATATAGCTTCGGTTTAAATCTTAACTTCTAA
- a CDS encoding RagB/SusD family nutrient uptake outer membrane protein, with translation MNRIIKGLGIALGCVLIASSCSEISFGDKFLGDQPESSGATTEEMFSSKINAEKVLTKAYTGLPYGLPTGSDYKLGVNILESITDLCYSFRDNISDGPVKLYYNGALSANNVPKNSAYRYGSKSDWTTIRYAWLYIENVEKVPDMTASEKSERIAEAKVLISLCYFEMLRYVGGVTWLDHYVDVNETMNFPRITFAETVEKIVGLLNEAINSNLPWKAEKADDGRMTLAGAMALKFKVLQWAASPTFNSNTQWHPEANEYTCYGNYSDQRWKDAAEAGAAFFAELQKRHEYELIQPAEETHRARRLAYRKAYYNRGGTEILISTRQGYNSDVHSSFIGQRYYSGPTLNYVDMFPWEDGTDFPADFDWKSPSKQPFFTKGDMVPTRDPRLYENVACPGDTYCNGTTAPVYINHADYKDGSGFLIMKYILQENSDRSGPVQWSHTRLAEIMLGYAEVLNEVNGRPTDEAYKMINDVRKRVGLPELPKTMNHDQFLEAVLRERALELGFEEVRWFDLVRRDRQNDFKKKLYGLRSRGNDLNNPTEFTFEKIELGDHYWATNWDTKWYLAPIPQEEINKQYGMTQNPGW, from the coding sequence ATGAATAGAATAATAAAAGGACTCGGAATAGCATTAGGTTGCGTACTGATAGCCTCCTCCTGTTCTGAAATCAGCTTCGGGGATAAATTTCTGGGCGACCAGCCTGAGAGTTCCGGAGCGACTACCGAAGAAATGTTCTCTTCGAAAATAAATGCCGAAAAGGTGCTGACCAAAGCATATACCGGATTACCTTATGGGCTACCGACCGGCTCTGACTACAAATTGGGTGTGAACATACTTGAATCAATCACAGACTTATGTTACAGTTTCCGTGACAATATCAGTGATGGACCTGTCAAGCTCTATTACAACGGAGCACTCAGTGCCAACAACGTCCCAAAGAATTCTGCTTACCGTTATGGAAGCAAGTCCGACTGGACCACCATCCGTTACGCTTGGTTATATATCGAGAACGTAGAGAAAGTGCCCGACATGACAGCCAGCGAGAAAAGTGAACGGATCGCGGAAGCCAAAGTTTTGATCTCCCTCTGCTATTTCGAAATGCTGAGATATGTAGGCGGTGTGACATGGCTGGACCACTATGTAGACGTAAACGAAACAATGAATTTCCCCCGTATCACTTTTGCCGAAACGGTAGAGAAAATCGTCGGATTGCTCAACGAAGCCATTAACTCCAACCTGCCTTGGAAAGCCGAGAAAGCAGATGACGGCCGTATGACCCTGGCAGGAGCGATGGCATTAAAATTCAAGGTACTGCAATGGGCGGCCAGTCCGACTTTCAATTCCAATACTCAATGGCATCCGGAAGCAAATGAATATACCTGTTATGGAAATTACAGCGACCAACGCTGGAAAGACGCCGCCGAAGCAGGTGCAGCCTTCTTCGCGGAATTACAAAAACGGCACGAATATGAACTGATTCAACCTGCGGAAGAGACGCACCGGGCAAGACGCTTGGCCTATCGTAAGGCCTACTACAACCGTGGCGGAACAGAAATATTAATCTCTACGCGTCAAGGGTATAACTCCGACGTTCACAGCAGTTTTATCGGCCAACGTTATTACAGTGGCCCTACATTGAACTATGTAGATATGTTCCCGTGGGAAGATGGAACTGATTTCCCGGCAGATTTCGACTGGAAGTCACCCTCTAAGCAACCGTTCTTTACGAAAGGCGATATGGTACCTACACGCGATCCGCGTCTGTATGAAAACGTTGCCTGTCCCGGAGACACTTATTGTAATGGAACAACCGCCCCTGTTTATATCAATCATGCCGACTACAAAGATGGCAGCGGATTCTTGATCATGAAGTATATCCTACAGGAAAACAGCGATCGCAGCGGTCCGGTACAATGGTCACACACCCGTCTGGCGGAGATTATGCTGGGATATGCAGAAGTACTCAACGAAGTCAACGGACGCCCTACCGACGAAGCTTATAAAATGATAAACGATGTACGAAAGAGAGTAGGCCTGCCCGAACTTCCCAAGACGATGAATCACGATCAGTTCCTGGAAGCTGTATTGAGAGAAAGGGCACTGGAATTAGGATTCGAAGAAGTACGCTGGTTCGACCTTGTTCGCAGAGACCGTCAGAACGACTTCAAAAAGAAGTTGTACGGACTCAGAAGCAGGGGTAACGACCTGAACAATCCGACTGAGTTCACCTTCGAGAAGATTGAACTGGGAGACCATTACTGGGCTACCAACTGGGATACCAAGTGGTATCTGGCTCCGATTCCTCAGGAGGAAATCAACAAGCAATATGGAATGACCCAAAACCCGGGCTGGTAA